In Trichlorobacter lovleyi, the DNA window GCTGTTTCTGTCCACCGGAAATCTGGTCCGGGCGTTTGAGTGCCTGGTCGGCCATCCCAACTGCTTCCAGAACTGTCATGACCCGCTTGCGGCGCTCTGCCTCTGCGGTCCGCTGGATCATCAAAAGCGGATATTCAATGTTTTCATAGACTGACAAGACCGGTAACAGGTTGAAATCCTGAAAGATAAAGCCGATCTCACTGCCCCTGAAGGCAGCGCCGCTGGTACGGTCCAGAGTTGCTACATCCGTATCGGCAACCATCAGCTTCCCTGCGGTGGGGGCATCAAGGCAGCCGATCAGGTTCAGCAGGGTGGTCTTGCCGCTGCCGGAAGGGCCGACAAAGGAGACAAACGATCCGGCGTCAATCCTGAAACTGATCCCTTGTAACGCCTCAACTTCTGTTTCTCCGCTGCGATAGAGCTTACGCACCTGTTCCGCTATGACCAGTGACATCGGGGGGAGTTCCTTTCAATCTGTCTGTTGGTGATGGTGGGGCTGTATAACAGCCTGGCGTGAATATGCTGTGATGCAATTGTGAAGAATTGTGAAGACGATATAGCAAGGTGCTTTGAAAAAGACAACTGACGCTTTTCTGGCACGTCTGCCAGGCTGACAGGCCGTGAAAAAGCTGCTCATGGCAGGGGGGCCTGCTGTCGCAACTGGTCAGCAGGAGTGAAATAACTGCGGTAGCCCTGCAGCAGGATCAGGAAGGCGGTAATGGCAACTGCGGCAGTGATGGCGCACATGATGGCGATCTGGTAACGCACTGCCAGCAGCGGTTCGGTGCCTGAGAGGATCTGGCCGGTCATCATGCCGGGCAGGGCCACAATGCCGGTGGCGGCCATGGTGTTCATGGTGGGGATCAGGGCGGCCCGGTAGGCGGTGCGCAGGGCCGGTTCCGCCGCCTGACGGGCGGTTGCGCCAAGGCAGAGTGCGGTCTCCAGCTCATCATGGCGTTCCCGCATCTCGGCAGTCAGCCGTTCCGCTGCCAGACTGGCACCGTTCATGGAGTTACCGATAATCATACCGGCCAGGGGGATCAGATAGCGCGGGTCATACCAGGGAGAATAGCCCACCACCAGCAGGCAGAAGTAAAAGGTGACCCCGCCGCAGCCGATTATAATTGAGCTGCCCATGATCCGGTAAAAATGGGGCATATGCTGCCTGATACGGGAACCGATCACCTGGAGTGAGAAACCGGTCATGCTCAACAGGATCAGGATCACCAGCAGCGGCGAACGGACGGTAAAGACCAGTTGCAACAGGTAGCCCACTGCCAGCAGCTGCACCACCATCCGCAGCGAGGCCCAGAGCATCTGGCGCTCCTGGCCGATCTGCTTGAAACGGGCCAGGCTGACCGAGAGCAGGATCAGGGCGTAGGCATAGATCAGTTGCAGCAGGTCAAGATGTATCAGGGAGTTTTTTCCCACCGCTTACGGCTCCTCTGCCGGTTCTGCAAGGAACCCTTGCAGGGCCTTGCTCTGTGGGGAACTGAACAACTCTGCCGTTCTGCCCGACTCCACAATCCGTCCGGCTTCAAGATAGATGGTCTGGTCGCTGATCCTGCGGGAGAGCCGCAGGTCGTGGGTGACCATGATTACGGCCAGCCTCTCGGAACGGCAGATTTCCAGCAGGGTCTGGCCCAGGCTGTCGGTGGTGGGGCGGTCAAGGGCACTGGTCGGTTCATCCAGCAGCAGCACCTCCGGCCGGTTGATCAAGGCCCGGGCCAGGTTGACCCGCTGTTGTTCGCCGCCGGAAAGGGTACGGGCATCCCGTTGCAGGTAGTCGGGTGAAAGGCGGGCCAGGCTGAGGCACTGCAGCAGGTGCGGGTCATCTGCCCCGGGCAACGCCGTTTTGCGATACCGGAACGGCTGCTGCAGGTTGTCGAGCACGCTGCCCTGAAACATATGGGCCTTTTGCAGCATCATCCCGACCCGGCGCCGCAGCAGAGGAGGGGGGATCTCGTTGATATCCGTCCCGGCCAGCATGATACGTCCCTGTTGCGGCTCTTCCAGCCGGTTGATCAACCGGATCAAAGAGCTTTTACCGCCCCCCGACGGTCCGATCAGCGCCGTCAGTTCACCGGCCTGACATGACCAGCTGATGCCGGTCAGAAACGGTATGGTCCGGCCCTGCGGTCCTTTTCTGACCGTTGCTATCTGCTCAAGCCGCAGTAATGGCACGGATGCCGGTTCGGGGAGGGGAGCGATCATGCTGACGTTATACCATGATGATCAGTACCGGAATCAACAGTCTTGTTTTGCTGAAGGGGAAATAGCCTGCAGAATGCCACGTAAACAGGATTGCCAGGGATTGTTGTCAAACTGTTAGAGGTCTCAACAGCTGTCTTGGTCTTGGGTAATCCCGGGCCGGTGTCCTCGTTTTTGGGTGAAAAGCCTTGTTCAGCTTGTCTGATAGTTGGGCAGCTGACTGCATCATGCCGTCTTTGTGGGAATGCTGATGCCGGTGCGCCTGGAGTTGGTTTCTGATGCAACTTATTGAGAATAAAATCTTTTGTGGCCAATCAGAGGCATGGTAGTTACGTTTGGAATAAAGCTGTTTGATTTGAATGGTACATATATATTAATAATTACATGCTGTTATTGAATGTTGCGAACACCTTGAAATATTTATCTTGCAATTATTCAAAATAATGTTTTAAATAGGGCAAGATTTATGAACGGTTTTAATCGCAAGATTGGTTCCAATGGTGTTTTTATCAGTTATTTAAGTGTTTTATGTTTTGTGATGTTCTCTCTTTTCAAAATACACTGATTTAAAATTGGGAATACGGGATGAATTGTTTAAAGAAGACAATCGGGAACAGGCGTCAACTTGCAGTGATCATCACTGTAGCCACGTTCTTTTTTGTCTTTCTTGGTATGCGTATTCCGTACATCAAGGGTGACTTTCATAAACCCAAGCAGCGTCCTCGTGCCGTTGCAGAAAACAGTGTTAAAGTCAAGCAGGCCGTTAGCCAGAAATGCCTGAAGAACCGGCATGCCGATGGTGCCGTTGTAACGTTTCCCCCTTCCCAATCTACCGCTTGTGAAGTGACTCCTGAAGTAGTTCCTGCTGTAATCGCTGAATTTTACAAATCAAAGCCTGCATCTGAACAATCCCCCCCACGAGCTCCACCACTCCTGTCTGCCTAGTAGTCCATTCGTGTCAGATCTGATTTGAATCCATGGCGTTGGCGCATTGCGTCATGCAGTGTGTCATCCTCGTCAGGTTTTGGATTCGAACATCTCAGCTCCGTCTGAATCTCATGTTTGATCGTGGCTATAGATTAGCCGTTTGTTCACAGGGGGCATCCTATGAAGGAATCCAGAAATGGTTCTCTTTCATCAATTGATAAGGCATTGGGACTTTTTGAGCTGATTGCCACGTCTGAAGAACCGCAAACTTCAGCCGCCTTGGCACAGCAGATAGGTTTAAGTCCGGCCAAGACATTTGGTTTGTTAAACCTTTTGATGGACAGAGGATATGTTGAGCAGAACAAGTCGCTCGGACACTACACGATCGGTGTGCACGGTATCCGCCTTTCACAGTCGATTATTAATAATCTTAGTATCTTGAAGTATGCAAAGCCGGTTATGCAGAGTCTTGAAAAGGAACATGACGAAGCGATCTATGTGGCCATACTGAAAGAAACCGATGTTGTGTTTCTGGATATGGTGGATACGGAGCAGAGCATTAGAGCCACGCCGCTCATCGGGCAAAGCTTTCCGTTTTTTACCAACGCTGCCGGCAAGGTCATCATGGCGTTTGAGCCGCGGGACTATTTACAGCGGTATCTTGCCAGGCTTGGGCGCAAAAGACCTGCAATTGATGTTGAGCACTTTCAGGAAGAGCTCCGTGTCATACGTGACAAAGGGGTCGCTGTTGATATTGGGGGGTTAGGTGAAAATGTCACCAGTGTCGCAGTTGCAGTCAAAGATTATGCCGGCAAGGTTCTGGGAGCACTGACGCTCATTGCGCCATCGTTCAGGATCATCGGCGAACGTCTGGAGCAAGAAATAATTCCTTCGATGCTTGAGAATGCACAGATGCTCTCAACTCGTTATGGCTATGCAGCGGTTTGAAACAGATACCGGATGAAGCATTTCATCGGAAAGGAGGAACGTCACAGGATTCGATAGCAGATGTTTGGGCACGTAATAACAATGTCTACAGAAAGGAGTAACACTCATGGCGGAACAAACGTACAACTGGTCGGCGATAGCTAAAAATCCCAAGTTTATCGAACTGCACCACAAGAAAACAGCCTTCCTTTTCGGCTGGTGGATCTTCTCAACGATCTACTACTTCCTGCTTCCTCTGGGGGCTGCCTTTGCACCGGGTCTGTTCAAGATCCAGATCCTGGGCAGGATCAACTTTGGTTATCTGTTCGCTTTGTCGCAGTTTTTTGTGTCCTGGGGCCTGGCCATGTACTATGCCCATGTTGCCAACAAGGACTTCGACCGTCTGACCAGAGAACTGGTCAACGAACTTCAATAGGAGGTGAACCCATGAAGAGATTATTAGTTGCTATCGGTTGCGTCCTCTCCCTGAGCTTCGCCGCCTATGCCGAGCCTGCCAAGGCACCGGCTTCCCCTGATGCCAAGCCTGCGGTTGCTGCTCCGGCTGCCGCACCTGCCGCTGCGCCGGCTGTGGATGCTGCTAAAGCTGCCGCACCTGCCAAGGCAAGCATCGATTATTCCAAGATGAAGGCCAACCCCAAGGTTACCATTCCGATCTTCCTGGCTATCATCGGCGCCACCATGGCGGTTGTTGTCTGGTCAGCCAAGCAGACCAAGTCAGCCTCTGACTTCTATACTGCCGGTGGTGGTATCACCGGTACCCAGAACGGTTGGGCGATTGCCGGTGACTACATGTCGGCTGCCTCATTCCTGGGTATTTCCGGCCTGATCTCCCTCTACGGTTATGACGGCTTCATGTACTCGGTGGGCTGGCTGGTGGCCTACATCACCGTGCTGCTGATCGTTGCCGAGCCCTGCCGGAACGCCGGTAAGTACACCCTGGGGGATATCCTCTCCTTCCGTACCTCACCCAAGCCGGTCCGCGCGATTGCCGCTTTGTCAACCGTTACGGTTACCACCTTCTATCTGACCGCTCAGATGGTTGGTGCCGGTAAACTGATGATGCTGCTGATGGGGATTCCGTACAAGACCGCCATCATCGGCGTTGGTATCCTGATGGTTGGTTACGTGGTGTTCGGTGGCATGACCGCCACCACCTGGGTTCAGATCATCAAGGCCGGCCTGCTGATGACCGGCGCAACGGTGCTGGCAATCCTGGTTTCCATTAAATCAGGCTTCAGCCCGATACAGTTCTTTGAGGACATCGCCACCAACCAGAACATCATTGACCACGTCAAGCTGCTGCCGATCTACCTGAAGGAGTCCGCTGCCGGAACGGCCACGGCCGATGCCGGTCAACGCTTCCTTGAGCCCGGTCTGTTCCTGACCAACCCGCTGGATCAGATCTCCCTGGGTATGGCGCTGGTGCTGGGTACTGCCGGTATGCCGCACATCCTGATGCGTTTCTTCACCGTTCCCACCGCACAGGCTGCCCGTAAATCGGTTATCGTGGCCATGTT includes these proteins:
- a CDS encoding ABC transporter ATP-binding protein, which encodes MSLVIAEQVRKLYRSGETEVEALQGISFRIDAGSFVSFVGPSGSGKTTLLNLIGCLDAPTAGKLMVADTDVATLDRTSGAAFRGSEIGFIFQDFNLLPVLSVYENIEYPLLMIQRTAEAERRKRVMTVLEAVGMADQALKRPDQISGGQKQRVAVARALVTNPKLVLADEPTANLDHATAFMVINLMKQMRDQFGTTFVFSTHDPRIVGVAEVIHHLEDGLLKETEQKGDRNHA
- a CDS encoding ABC transporter permease, with the translated sequence MGKNSLIHLDLLQLIYAYALILLSVSLARFKQIGQERQMLWASLRMVVQLLAVGYLLQLVFTVRSPLLVILILLSMTGFSLQVIGSRIRQHMPHFYRIMGSSIIIGCGGVTFYFCLLVVGYSPWYDPRYLIPLAGMIIGNSMNGASLAAERLTAEMRERHDELETALCLGATARQAAEPALRTAYRAALIPTMNTMAATGIVALPGMMTGQILSGTEPLLAVRYQIAIMCAITAAVAITAFLILLQGYRSYFTPADQLRQQAPLP
- a CDS encoding ABC transporter ATP-binding protein, whose product is MIAPLPEPASVPLLRLEQIATVRKGPQGRTIPFLTGISWSCQAGELTALIGPSGGGKSSLIRLINRLEEPQQGRIMLAGTDINEIPPPLLRRRVGMMLQKAHMFQGSVLDNLQQPFRYRKTALPGADDPHLLQCLSLARLSPDYLQRDARTLSGGEQQRVNLARALINRPEVLLLDEPTSALDRPTTDSLGQTLLEICRSERLAVIMVTHDLRLSRRISDQTIYLEAGRIVESGRTAELFSSPQSKALQGFLAEPAEEP
- a CDS encoding IclR family transcriptional regulator; the protein is MKESRNGSLSSIDKALGLFELIATSEEPQTSAALAQQIGLSPAKTFGLLNLLMDRGYVEQNKSLGHYTIGVHGIRLSQSIINNLSILKYAKPVMQSLEKEHDEAIYVAILKETDVVFLDMVDTEQSIRATPLIGQSFPFFTNAAGKVIMAFEPRDYLQRYLARLGRKRPAIDVEHFQEELRVIRDKGVAVDIGGLGENVTSVAVAVKDYAGKVLGALTLIAPSFRIIGERLEQEIIPSMLENAQMLSTRYGYAAV
- a CDS encoding DUF485 domain-containing protein is translated as MAEQTYNWSAIAKNPKFIELHHKKTAFLFGWWIFSTIYYFLLPLGAAFAPGLFKIQILGRINFGYLFALSQFFVSWGLAMYYAHVANKDFDRLTRELVNELQ
- a CDS encoding cation acetate symporter, whose translation is MKRLLVAIGCVLSLSFAAYAEPAKAPASPDAKPAVAAPAAAPAAAPAVDAAKAAAPAKASIDYSKMKANPKVTIPIFLAIIGATMAVVVWSAKQTKSASDFYTAGGGITGTQNGWAIAGDYMSAASFLGISGLISLYGYDGFMYSVGWLVAYITVLLIVAEPCRNAGKYTLGDILSFRTSPKPVRAIAALSTVTVTTFYLTAQMVGAGKLMMLLMGIPYKTAIIGVGILMVGYVVFGGMTATTWVQIIKAGLLMTGATVLAILVSIKSGFSPIQFFEDIATNQNIIDHVKLLPIYLKESAAGTATADAGQRFLEPGLFLTNPLDQISLGMALVLGTAGMPHILMRFFTVPTAQAARKSVIVAMFIIGSFYILTTLLGFGAALHLSPQAVSKVGKGGNMAAMMLAQALGGEISPFIGDLLLAFLAAVAFATILAVVSGLVLAASAAIAHDIYVNVIKDGHASQSEQVFAARATSFAVGAMGIIIGIAAENQNVAHLVALAFAVAASGNLPVVVMSLFWKKFNTAGVCAGLVVGTLSAIGIVMISPNMTYPDKVADAAKMAYTKLEKEITDGKVKPEAMEKTLKTIEAKKLEESKNRGGTSFLGLAKPIFPLKNPGIVSIPLGFIAAILAALAFPSKKAEDMWDEIYVRQNTGLGMAKAIDH